The following are encoded together in the Citrus sinensis cultivar Valencia sweet orange chromosome 1, DVS_A1.0, whole genome shotgun sequence genome:
- the LOC102607201 gene encoding uncharacterized protein LOC102607201 — translation MKIQPIDVDSESQALKDPIIRPESTKPVLKSRLKRLFDRQFPSVLRISSAERQPAVEYTTKDAGTGPEFEPSSVCLDKMVQNFIEEFNEKQSNAKCSRNRCNCFNGNGNDSSDDEFDLINGFGDSVNGGSFSDFSDIVKSLIPCASVTERNLLADVAVIVDKNSKNHKRKDDLRKIVTDGLSSLGYDCSICKSKWDKCPSFPAGEYEYIDVIVKGETLLVDIDFRSEFEIARSTGAYKAILQSLPYIFVGKPERIGQIVSIVSEAAKLSLKKKGMHFPPWRKAEYMRAKWLSPYTRASETDAFLQTNIESENRAAAESDDCGELELIFGEETTPSESSSLPVKEPVEVAMTWKPPAVKPKTVEKRTKMVTGLASLLKEKP, via the exons ATGAAGATCCAACCAATTGACGTCGACTCAGAATCACAAGCACTAAAAGACCCGATAATCAGGCCGGAGTCAACTAAACCGGTACTCAAATCCCGGCTCAAGAGACTCTTCGACCGCCAGTTCCCTAGCGTCTTGCGCATTTCATCGGCCGAGAGGCAGCCCGCAGTTGAGTACACTACTAAAGATGCAGGGACGGGACCGGAGTTCGAGCCCAGCTCGGTCTGTTTGGACAAAATGGTCCAGAACTTCATCGAAGAGTTCAACGAGAAGCAATCGAATGCTAAATGCAGCCGTAATCGCTGCAATTGCTTTAACGGTAACGGTAACGACAGCTCCGATgatgaatttgatttgatcaaCGGCTTCGGCGACTCCGTGAACGGCGGTTCGTTCAGCGATTTCTCGGATATAGTCaag AGTTTGATACCTTGCGCAAGTGTGACGGAGAGAAATTTATTGGCCGACGTGGCTGTGATTGTCGATAAGAACAGCAAGAATCACAAACGCAAAGACGATTTGAGAAAAATCGTAACCGACGGTTTATCATCTCTCGGCTATGATTGCTCCATCTGCAAATCAAAATGGGACAAGTGTCCTTCTTTCCCTGCCG GTGAATACGAGTATATCGATGTGATTGTGAAGGGGGAGACGTTGTTGGTGGATATCGATTTCAGATCGGAGTTTGAGATTGCGAGGTCGACTGGGGCCTACAAGGCGATCCTGCAATCGCTGCCGTACATTTTCGTCGGCAAACCGGAGAGGATCGGACAGATTGTGTCGATCGTGTCGGAGGCGGCAAAGCTgagcttgaagaagaaaggcATGCATTTTCCGCCGTGGAGGAAGGCGGAGTACATGCGAGCCAAGTGGCTGTCTCCCTACACCAGAGCTTCCGAAACCGATGCCTTTTTGCAGACCAATATTGAATCTGAGAACCGGGCAGCAGCGGAGAGCGATGATTGTGGAGAATTGGAGTTGATTTTTGGAGAGGAAACGACGCCGTCGGAGTCGTCGTCGTTGCCGGTTAAAGAACCTGTTGAGGTGGCGATGACGTGGAAGCCGCCGGCGGTCAAACCAAAGACCGTAGAAAAAAGAACCAAAATGGTCACCGGATTAGCGTCTCTGTTAAAAGAGAAGCCCTGA